From the Castor canadensis chromosome 9, mCasCan1.hap1v2, whole genome shotgun sequence genome, one window contains:
- the N4bp2 gene encoding NEDD4-binding protein 2 isoform X2 → MDCLLELSATDAKVEESSSQNFVASENQLSAAGSGVMEKCPPEEESEDLKMDSFLDMQLTEDLDSLIQNAFEKLNSSPDDHMYSSLPLQDVNSFHDSSMFTGSVAPVISARSTDSSSENLENSASPVSSNQLTPHSGFNESKSFAKGNTLALEASYPEDSLPSCSLNPATESLVNRSNFTQRQTALLEPECADAPHSRPPGDLAARELHAPSNLSQNPGGDQKSASVSDGFNFKPQKYPELPPKGKDVSYCPVLTPLPLLLPPPPPPPMWNPMIPAFDLFQGNHGFVAPVVTSAAHWRPVNYTFPPSVVSHASPTKVWRNKEGTSAYQVQETPVSQVARKKTTSYVGLVLVLLRGLPGSGKSFLARTLQEDNPSGVILSTDDYFYINGQYQFDVKYLGEAHEWNQNRAKEAFEKKVSPIIIDNTNLQAWEMKPYVALSQKHKYKVHFREPDTWWKFKPKELARRNIHGISKEKIARMLEHYQRFVSVPIIMSSSVPEKMERIELCAYSSEDRSSSPRDNEDVTSEKERSVLSPSLRNLELIEEKNLEVAKETVSPENVPYLPQADLDKGRKELSDMSHNTQSAFTQEALHMYFSDSESKVQATDKSAEEEQIEMTSEKERVKTDARCPVERVSPSICCGENNQDFDLANTVTLQNEKSSPGESLEERTAVKKKTFGKQKSKSPLEKFPRHEPSNFVGDWPVDKTIGQRTKRNRKTEKASSVQSDKKYNRHQSRKALDTSIPMNTECIQQQGSPPESSENGGKSQCDHPAEFLGSCQYDAYKNTEKNSLSIVGDWPSPASLAQREQRSRMPKAGLNEPNLEFGTNDNRNEISLYTAHEACWGMSPEDLKTLGSSTPGSSELLPSEVTQENQPCPSKKIIGQHAWPPTSTSRAAGIPRAVGPQAFADFPGRTPQGVPGIEGGICTQTEPQDFALLWKIEKNKISISDSIRVLTGRLDGFKPKAFNINIKSNVQETIPYRVLYDKSTYVEESELTSADESENLNILCKLFGSFSLEALKDLYERCNKDIIWATSLLLDSETKLCEDTEFESSPKSSDESQVGPFSLGLNLKEVISHRGPLEDSDSLVPELSPGTGISNTNAQPPCDAESGNSDQAEIRAKNPENPGLITSVFPNAAVDLKSNKEILPNSRAELSGLHTVKPVLSAIPKSTASKNVKEMENNLITTGTRDCMHSSLNLSDTVNSITRTSNLQLNEDVYVTDSLEMKKNENLPKDYVKFANTEELMNEDEQEMEKILVSGSSLTAGASEEEKAEIPSSMPVTAKSLTIDCLELALPPELAFQLNELFGPVGIDSGSLTVEDCVVHIDLNLAKVIHEKWKDSVMERQRQEEVSRGKCTQDPSLVGHTAFDNPEQKSSQRTGKKLLKTSAAPEMLPFLDHWNTPTKKVSLREIMSEEIALQEKFDLKRETLMFEKDCATKLKEKQLFKIFPAINQNFLVDIFKDHNYSLEHTVQFLNCVLEGDPVKTVVAQEFVHQNESAASHTAPRSKEKKAKKSKETEDSPSEPSFQDFEFPEYDDYRAEAFLHQQKRMECYSKAKEAYRMGKKNVATFYAQQGSLHEQKMKEANHLAAVEIFEKVNASLLPQNVLDLHGLHVDEAIEHLMTVLQQKTEEFKQNGGKPYLSVITGRGNHSQGGVARIKPAVMKYLTSHSFRFSEIKPGCLKVMLK, encoded by the exons ATGGATTGTCTATTAGAATTATCTGCCACCGATGCCAAGGTAGAAGAATCCTCTTCACAAAATTTTGTTGCTTCTGAGAACCAGCTAAGTGCAGCAGGAAGTGGAGTAATGGAGAAGTGTCCTCCCGAAGAAGAGAGTGAAGACTTAAAAATGGATTCCTTTTTGGATATGCAACTAACCGAAGACTTGGATTCCTTAATCCAGAACGCGTTTGAGAAATTGAACTCCTCTCCTGATGACCACATGTACTCATCTTTGCCTTTGCAAGATGTGAATAGCTTCCATGACTCAAGTATGTTTACAGGTAGTGTGGCTCCCGTTATTTCTGCACGAAGCACGGATTCCAGCAGTGAAAATCTTGAGAATTCTGCTTCTCCAGTAAGTTCAAACCAATTAACTCCACATTCAGGTTTTAATGAGTCCAAAAGTTTTGCAAAAGGTAACACATTGGCTCTGGAAGCCAGCTACCCAGAAGATTCTCTTCCTAGTTGTTCTTTAAATCCAGCAACCGAGTCTCTTGTGAATCGTAGCAATTTCACTCAGAGACAGACGGCGCTTTTAGAACCGGAGTGTGCTGACGCTCCACACTCTCGGCCCCCTGGAGATTTGGCTGCCCGTGAACTTCATGCTCCTTCAAACCTCTCTCAAAATCCAGGTGGGGATCAGAAATCTGCTTCTGTCTCTGATGGGTTCAATTTCAAGCCACAGAAATACCCTGAGCTGCCACCAAAGGGGAAGGATGTTAGCTACTGCCCAGTACTCACGCCTCTCCCAttactccttcctcctcctccacctccaccaaTGTGGAACCCAATGATTCCTGCCTTTGACCTCTTTCAAGGAAACCATGGCTTTGTAGCTCCTGTTGTCACCTCAGCTGCACACTGGAGACCTGTCAACTACACATTTCCACCCTCTGTTGTTTCTCACGCGTCCCCAACAAAGGTATGGAGAAACAAAGAGGGAACAAGTGCTTACCAAGTGCAAGAGACTCCAGTTTCTCAGGTTGCAAGAAAGAAGACAACATCCTATGTTGGACTAGTTCTTGTTCTTCTCAGAGGGCTTCCGGGATCAGGAAAGTCTTTTTTGGCAAG GACTTTGCAAGAGGATAACCCGAGTGGAGTCATTCTTAGTACTGAtgattatttttacataaatggaCAGTACCAGTTTGATGTAAAGTACTTGGGAGAAGCACATGAGTGGAACCAGAATCGAG caaaagaagCTTTTGAGAAGAAGGTATCTCCAATAATAATAGATAACACAAACCTGCAGGCATGGGAGATGAAGCCATACGTTGCTTTG TCTCAGAAACATAAATACAAGGTCCATTTCCGGGAGCCAGACACATGGTGGAAGTTCAAGCCGAAGGAACTTGCAAG ACGCAATATTCATGggataagcaaagaaaaaatagcaagaaTGTTGGAGCACTATCAGCGTTTTGTTTCAGTGCCAATAATCATGAGTTCTTCAGTTCCAGAGAAAATGGAACGAATTGAATTGTGTGCATATTCTTCTGAGGATAGGAGTTCCAG CCCAAGAGACAATGAAGATGTTACCTCTGAAAAAGAGAGAAGTGTTTTATCGCCATCTTTGAGGAACTTGGAGTTAATTGAAGAGAAGAATCTTGAAGTGGCCAAAGAAACTGTGTCACCTGAGAATGTTCCGTATCTCCCTCAAGCAGATTtagataaaggaagaaaagaattaagTGATATGAGTCATAACACTCAGAGTGCTTTCACTCAGGAAGCTCTGCACATGTATTTTTCTGACTCGGAAAGCAAAGTTCAAGCCACAGACAAAAGTGCAGAAGAAGAACAAATAGAAATGACATCTGAAAAAGAACGTGTTAAAACTGATGCACGTTGTCCTGTAGAGAGAGTGTCACCGAGTATTTGCTGTGGTGAAAATAATCAAGACTTTGATCTTGCAAATACTGTAactcttcaaaatgaaaaatcttcACCTGGTGAGTCACTGGAAGAAAGAACagcagtaaagaaaaaaaccttcgggaaacaaaaaagcaaatcacCTTTGGAAAAGTTTCCAAGACACGAACCATCAAATTTTGTTGGTGACTGGCCAGTTGATAAGACTATTGGTCAGAGAACAAAAAGGAATCGGAAAACTGAAAAAGCTTCATCTGTACAAAGTGACAAAAAGTATAATCGTCACCAGTCACGTAAAGCGTTAGATACTAGTATACCCATGAATACAGAGTGTATCCAGCAACAAGGCTCTCCACCTGAAAGCTCAGAGAATGGCGGGAAGTCCCAGTGTGACCATCCTGCTGAGTTCCTCGGTAGCTGTCAATACGATGCttacaaaaatactgaaaaaaactcCCTTAGCATTGTGGGCGACTGGCCTTCACCTGCCTCTTTAGCTCAGAGAGAGCAGAGGTCAAGAATGCCAAAGGCTGGTTTAAATGAACCCAACCTAGAATTTGGAACTAATGACAATAGGAATGAAATATCCTTATACACAGCACATGAGGCCTGTTGGGGCATGAGCCCCGAAGATCTAAAAACATTAGGTAGTTCCACTCCAGGAAGTTCTGAACTGCTGCCCAGTGAGGTGACCCAGGAGAATCAGCCTTGTCCAAGTAAGAAGATCATCGGGCAGCACGCATGGCCTCCTACTTCCACCAGCAGAGCAGCAGGCATTCCTAGAGCAGTAGGACCACAAGCTTTCGCTGATTTTCCAGGGAGAACGCCTCAAGGAGTCCCTGGAATAGAAGGAGGCATATGTACCCAGACTGAACCACAGGATTTTGCTCTCTTGtggaaaattgaaaagaataaaatcagtaTTTCAGATTCTATCAGAGTACTAACAGGAAGATTAGATGGATTTAAACCAAAAGCTTTCAATATTAACATAAAATCAAATGTTCAAGAGACAATTCCATACAGAGTGTTGTATGATAAAAGCACGTACGTTGAGGAAAGTGAACTTACCAGTGCTGACGAATCTGAAAATCTTAACATTCTTTGTAAACTCTTTGGCTCCTTTTCATTAGAAGCCCTGAAAGACTTGTATGAGAGGTGTAATAAAGATATTATATGGGCCACCAGCCTTTTGTTGGATTCTGAAACTAAATTATGTGAGGATACTGAATTTGAGAGTTCCCCCAAATCATCTGATGAGTCACAAGTTGGGCCATTTTCTCTGGGATTGAATTTGAAGGAAGTTATTAGTCACAGGGGACCCTTAGAGGATTCTGATTCTTTGGTGCCAGAGTTGAGTCCTGGCACTGGTATCAGTAACACGAATGCACAGCCTCCTTGTGATGCCGAAAGTGGAAACTCAGACCAGGCAGAAATACGAGCTAAAAATCCTGAAAACCCTGGATTAATAACAAGTGTGTTTCCTAATGCTGCTGTAGATctaaaaagtaataaagaaattCTTCCTAACAGTCGGGCAGAACTTTCAGGTTTACATACCGTTAAGCCTGTTCTTTCAGCTATTCCAAAATCCACTGCCTCTAAAAATGTGAAGGAAATGGAGAATAACCTAATAACTACAGGGACTAGAGACTGTATGCATTCATCTCTAAATTTGTCTGATACTGTAAACTCTATAACACGTACTTCAAATCTTCAATTAAATGAAGATGTTTATGTTACTGACTcattggaaatgaagaaaaatgaaaatcttccCAAGGATTATGTGAAATTTGCAAACACAGAAGAACTGATGAATGAAGATGAacaggaaatggagaaaattctAGTGTCAGGAAGTAGTTTGACAGCTGGAGCTAGTGAAGAAGAGAAAGCTGAGATACCGAGTTCCATGCCAGTGACGGCCAAATCCCTGACCATAGACTGTCTGGAGCTGGCATTACCTCCTGAACTGGCTTTTCAACTCAACGAATTATTTGGCCCTGTTGGTATTGATTCAG GGTCTCTGACGGTGGAGGACTGTGTGGTTCATATAGACCTGAACCTGGCTAAAGTGATCCACGAGAAGTGGAAAGACTCTGTCATG GAGCGTCAAAGACAAGAGGAGGTATCTCGTGGCAAGTGCACACAAG ACCCTTCACTGGTTGGACATACTGCTTTTGATAATCCTGAACAAAAATCATCTCAGAGAACAGGCAAAAAACTACTGAAGACTTCAGCAGCACCTGAAATGCTGCCCTTTTTGGATCATTGGAACACTCCAACTAAGAAAGTGTCACTCAGAGAAATAATGTCAGAAGAAATTGCCTTACAGGAAAAATTTGATTTG aaaagggaGACACTTATGTTTGAAAAAGATTGTGCCACTAAACTAAAAGAGAAGCAGCTCTTTAAAATATTCCCAGCCATCAACCAAAATTTTTTGGTGGACATTTTCAAGGATCACAA CTACTCATTAGAACACACAGTGCAGTTTCTCAACTGTGTTCTCGAGGGAGACCCTGTGAAGACAGTGGTGGCTCAAGAGTTTGTTCACCAAAATGAGAGTGCTGCTTCCCATACTGCACCAAGATCCAAAGAGAAAAAG GCAAAGAAATCAAAGGAGACCGAAGACAGCCCCAGTGAGCCGTCGTTTCAGGACTTTGAGTTTCCTGAGTATGACGACTACAGGGCGGAGGCTTTCCTGCACCAGCAGAAGAGGATGGAGTGCTATAGCAAGGCGAAGGAAGCCTATCGGATGGGCAAGAAGAATGTCGCTACCTTTTATGCCCAGCAG GGGAGTCTTCATGAGCAGAAGATGAAAGAGGCCAATCACCTTGCTGCTGTGGAGATCTTTGAGAAAGTCAATGCCTCCCTGCTGCCACAGAACGTCCTAGACCTGCATGGGCTGCATGTGGATGAAGCTATAGAACATCTGATGACCGTTTTACAGCAGAAAACTGAAG AGTTTAAGCAGAACGGTGGTAAACCCTACCTGTCTGTGATTACGGGGAGAGGAAACCACAGCCAGGGAGGAGTTGCTCGCATCAAGCCAGCCGTCATGAAATACCTCACAAGCCATAGCTTTAG
- the N4bp2 gene encoding NEDD4-binding protein 2 isoform X1: MPRKRKNLGGNPFRKSADSKEVVVSSVASREDPTTTLPAMCETKIDQEELFTSISEMFSDLDPDVVYLMLSECDFKVENAMDCLLELSATDAKVEESSSQNFVASENQLSAAGSGVMEKCPPEEESEDLKMDSFLDMQLTEDLDSLIQNAFEKLNSSPDDHMYSSLPLQDVNSFHDSSMFTGSVAPVISARSTDSSSENLENSASPVSSNQLTPHSGFNESKSFAKGNTLALEASYPEDSLPSCSLNPATESLVNRSNFTQRQTALLEPECADAPHSRPPGDLAARELHAPSNLSQNPGGDQKSASVSDGFNFKPQKYPELPPKGKDVSYCPVLTPLPLLLPPPPPPPMWNPMIPAFDLFQGNHGFVAPVVTSAAHWRPVNYTFPPSVVSHASPTKVWRNKEGTSAYQVQETPVSQVARKKTTSYVGLVLVLLRGLPGSGKSFLARTLQEDNPSGVILSTDDYFYINGQYQFDVKYLGEAHEWNQNRAKEAFEKKVSPIIIDNTNLQAWEMKPYVALSQKHKYKVHFREPDTWWKFKPKELARRNIHGISKEKIARMLEHYQRFVSVPIIMSSSVPEKMERIELCAYSSEDRSSSPRDNEDVTSEKERSVLSPSLRNLELIEEKNLEVAKETVSPENVPYLPQADLDKGRKELSDMSHNTQSAFTQEALHMYFSDSESKVQATDKSAEEEQIEMTSEKERVKTDARCPVERVSPSICCGENNQDFDLANTVTLQNEKSSPGESLEERTAVKKKTFGKQKSKSPLEKFPRHEPSNFVGDWPVDKTIGQRTKRNRKTEKASSVQSDKKYNRHQSRKALDTSIPMNTECIQQQGSPPESSENGGKSQCDHPAEFLGSCQYDAYKNTEKNSLSIVGDWPSPASLAQREQRSRMPKAGLNEPNLEFGTNDNRNEISLYTAHEACWGMSPEDLKTLGSSTPGSSELLPSEVTQENQPCPSKKIIGQHAWPPTSTSRAAGIPRAVGPQAFADFPGRTPQGVPGIEGGICTQTEPQDFALLWKIEKNKISISDSIRVLTGRLDGFKPKAFNINIKSNVQETIPYRVLYDKSTYVEESELTSADESENLNILCKLFGSFSLEALKDLYERCNKDIIWATSLLLDSETKLCEDTEFESSPKSSDESQVGPFSLGLNLKEVISHRGPLEDSDSLVPELSPGTGISNTNAQPPCDAESGNSDQAEIRAKNPENPGLITSVFPNAAVDLKSNKEILPNSRAELSGLHTVKPVLSAIPKSTASKNVKEMENNLITTGTRDCMHSSLNLSDTVNSITRTSNLQLNEDVYVTDSLEMKKNENLPKDYVKFANTEELMNEDEQEMEKILVSGSSLTAGASEEEKAEIPSSMPVTAKSLTIDCLELALPPELAFQLNELFGPVGIDSGSLTVEDCVVHIDLNLAKVIHEKWKDSVMERQRQEEVSRGKCTQDPSLVGHTAFDNPEQKSSQRTGKKLLKTSAAPEMLPFLDHWNTPTKKVSLREIMSEEIALQEKFDLKRETLMFEKDCATKLKEKQLFKIFPAINQNFLVDIFKDHNYSLEHTVQFLNCVLEGDPVKTVVAQEFVHQNESAASHTAPRSKEKKAKKSKETEDSPSEPSFQDFEFPEYDDYRAEAFLHQQKRMECYSKAKEAYRMGKKNVATFYAQQGSLHEQKMKEANHLAAVEIFEKVNASLLPQNVLDLHGLHVDEAIEHLMTVLQQKTEEFKQNGGKPYLSVITGRGNHSQGGVARIKPAVMKYLTSHSFRFSEIKPGCLKVMLK; this comes from the exons TTGAAAATGCCATGGATTGTCTATTAGAATTATCTGCCACCGATGCCAAGGTAGAAGAATCCTCTTCACAAAATTTTGTTGCTTCTGAGAACCAGCTAAGTGCAGCAGGAAGTGGAGTAATGGAGAAGTGTCCTCCCGAAGAAGAGAGTGAAGACTTAAAAATGGATTCCTTTTTGGATATGCAACTAACCGAAGACTTGGATTCCTTAATCCAGAACGCGTTTGAGAAATTGAACTCCTCTCCTGATGACCACATGTACTCATCTTTGCCTTTGCAAGATGTGAATAGCTTCCATGACTCAAGTATGTTTACAGGTAGTGTGGCTCCCGTTATTTCTGCACGAAGCACGGATTCCAGCAGTGAAAATCTTGAGAATTCTGCTTCTCCAGTAAGTTCAAACCAATTAACTCCACATTCAGGTTTTAATGAGTCCAAAAGTTTTGCAAAAGGTAACACATTGGCTCTGGAAGCCAGCTACCCAGAAGATTCTCTTCCTAGTTGTTCTTTAAATCCAGCAACCGAGTCTCTTGTGAATCGTAGCAATTTCACTCAGAGACAGACGGCGCTTTTAGAACCGGAGTGTGCTGACGCTCCACACTCTCGGCCCCCTGGAGATTTGGCTGCCCGTGAACTTCATGCTCCTTCAAACCTCTCTCAAAATCCAGGTGGGGATCAGAAATCTGCTTCTGTCTCTGATGGGTTCAATTTCAAGCCACAGAAATACCCTGAGCTGCCACCAAAGGGGAAGGATGTTAGCTACTGCCCAGTACTCACGCCTCTCCCAttactccttcctcctcctccacctccaccaaTGTGGAACCCAATGATTCCTGCCTTTGACCTCTTTCAAGGAAACCATGGCTTTGTAGCTCCTGTTGTCACCTCAGCTGCACACTGGAGACCTGTCAACTACACATTTCCACCCTCTGTTGTTTCTCACGCGTCCCCAACAAAGGTATGGAGAAACAAAGAGGGAACAAGTGCTTACCAAGTGCAAGAGACTCCAGTTTCTCAGGTTGCAAGAAAGAAGACAACATCCTATGTTGGACTAGTTCTTGTTCTTCTCAGAGGGCTTCCGGGATCAGGAAAGTCTTTTTTGGCAAG GACTTTGCAAGAGGATAACCCGAGTGGAGTCATTCTTAGTACTGAtgattatttttacataaatggaCAGTACCAGTTTGATGTAAAGTACTTGGGAGAAGCACATGAGTGGAACCAGAATCGAG caaaagaagCTTTTGAGAAGAAGGTATCTCCAATAATAATAGATAACACAAACCTGCAGGCATGGGAGATGAAGCCATACGTTGCTTTG TCTCAGAAACATAAATACAAGGTCCATTTCCGGGAGCCAGACACATGGTGGAAGTTCAAGCCGAAGGAACTTGCAAG ACGCAATATTCATGggataagcaaagaaaaaatagcaagaaTGTTGGAGCACTATCAGCGTTTTGTTTCAGTGCCAATAATCATGAGTTCTTCAGTTCCAGAGAAAATGGAACGAATTGAATTGTGTGCATATTCTTCTGAGGATAGGAGTTCCAG CCCAAGAGACAATGAAGATGTTACCTCTGAAAAAGAGAGAAGTGTTTTATCGCCATCTTTGAGGAACTTGGAGTTAATTGAAGAGAAGAATCTTGAAGTGGCCAAAGAAACTGTGTCACCTGAGAATGTTCCGTATCTCCCTCAAGCAGATTtagataaaggaagaaaagaattaagTGATATGAGTCATAACACTCAGAGTGCTTTCACTCAGGAAGCTCTGCACATGTATTTTTCTGACTCGGAAAGCAAAGTTCAAGCCACAGACAAAAGTGCAGAAGAAGAACAAATAGAAATGACATCTGAAAAAGAACGTGTTAAAACTGATGCACGTTGTCCTGTAGAGAGAGTGTCACCGAGTATTTGCTGTGGTGAAAATAATCAAGACTTTGATCTTGCAAATACTGTAactcttcaaaatgaaaaatcttcACCTGGTGAGTCACTGGAAGAAAGAACagcagtaaagaaaaaaaccttcgggaaacaaaaaagcaaatcacCTTTGGAAAAGTTTCCAAGACACGAACCATCAAATTTTGTTGGTGACTGGCCAGTTGATAAGACTATTGGTCAGAGAACAAAAAGGAATCGGAAAACTGAAAAAGCTTCATCTGTACAAAGTGACAAAAAGTATAATCGTCACCAGTCACGTAAAGCGTTAGATACTAGTATACCCATGAATACAGAGTGTATCCAGCAACAAGGCTCTCCACCTGAAAGCTCAGAGAATGGCGGGAAGTCCCAGTGTGACCATCCTGCTGAGTTCCTCGGTAGCTGTCAATACGATGCttacaaaaatactgaaaaaaactcCCTTAGCATTGTGGGCGACTGGCCTTCACCTGCCTCTTTAGCTCAGAGAGAGCAGAGGTCAAGAATGCCAAAGGCTGGTTTAAATGAACCCAACCTAGAATTTGGAACTAATGACAATAGGAATGAAATATCCTTATACACAGCACATGAGGCCTGTTGGGGCATGAGCCCCGAAGATCTAAAAACATTAGGTAGTTCCACTCCAGGAAGTTCTGAACTGCTGCCCAGTGAGGTGACCCAGGAGAATCAGCCTTGTCCAAGTAAGAAGATCATCGGGCAGCACGCATGGCCTCCTACTTCCACCAGCAGAGCAGCAGGCATTCCTAGAGCAGTAGGACCACAAGCTTTCGCTGATTTTCCAGGGAGAACGCCTCAAGGAGTCCCTGGAATAGAAGGAGGCATATGTACCCAGACTGAACCACAGGATTTTGCTCTCTTGtggaaaattgaaaagaataaaatcagtaTTTCAGATTCTATCAGAGTACTAACAGGAAGATTAGATGGATTTAAACCAAAAGCTTTCAATATTAACATAAAATCAAATGTTCAAGAGACAATTCCATACAGAGTGTTGTATGATAAAAGCACGTACGTTGAGGAAAGTGAACTTACCAGTGCTGACGAATCTGAAAATCTTAACATTCTTTGTAAACTCTTTGGCTCCTTTTCATTAGAAGCCCTGAAAGACTTGTATGAGAGGTGTAATAAAGATATTATATGGGCCACCAGCCTTTTGTTGGATTCTGAAACTAAATTATGTGAGGATACTGAATTTGAGAGTTCCCCCAAATCATCTGATGAGTCACAAGTTGGGCCATTTTCTCTGGGATTGAATTTGAAGGAAGTTATTAGTCACAGGGGACCCTTAGAGGATTCTGATTCTTTGGTGCCAGAGTTGAGTCCTGGCACTGGTATCAGTAACACGAATGCACAGCCTCCTTGTGATGCCGAAAGTGGAAACTCAGACCAGGCAGAAATACGAGCTAAAAATCCTGAAAACCCTGGATTAATAACAAGTGTGTTTCCTAATGCTGCTGTAGATctaaaaagtaataaagaaattCTTCCTAACAGTCGGGCAGAACTTTCAGGTTTACATACCGTTAAGCCTGTTCTTTCAGCTATTCCAAAATCCACTGCCTCTAAAAATGTGAAGGAAATGGAGAATAACCTAATAACTACAGGGACTAGAGACTGTATGCATTCATCTCTAAATTTGTCTGATACTGTAAACTCTATAACACGTACTTCAAATCTTCAATTAAATGAAGATGTTTATGTTACTGACTcattggaaatgaagaaaaatgaaaatcttccCAAGGATTATGTGAAATTTGCAAACACAGAAGAACTGATGAATGAAGATGAacaggaaatggagaaaattctAGTGTCAGGAAGTAGTTTGACAGCTGGAGCTAGTGAAGAAGAGAAAGCTGAGATACCGAGTTCCATGCCAGTGACGGCCAAATCCCTGACCATAGACTGTCTGGAGCTGGCATTACCTCCTGAACTGGCTTTTCAACTCAACGAATTATTTGGCCCTGTTGGTATTGATTCAG GGTCTCTGACGGTGGAGGACTGTGTGGTTCATATAGACCTGAACCTGGCTAAAGTGATCCACGAGAAGTGGAAAGACTCTGTCATG GAGCGTCAAAGACAAGAGGAGGTATCTCGTGGCAAGTGCACACAAG ACCCTTCACTGGTTGGACATACTGCTTTTGATAATCCTGAACAAAAATCATCTCAGAGAACAGGCAAAAAACTACTGAAGACTTCAGCAGCACCTGAAATGCTGCCCTTTTTGGATCATTGGAACACTCCAACTAAGAAAGTGTCACTCAGAGAAATAATGTCAGAAGAAATTGCCTTACAGGAAAAATTTGATTTG aaaagggaGACACTTATGTTTGAAAAAGATTGTGCCACTAAACTAAAAGAGAAGCAGCTCTTTAAAATATTCCCAGCCATCAACCAAAATTTTTTGGTGGACATTTTCAAGGATCACAA CTACTCATTAGAACACACAGTGCAGTTTCTCAACTGTGTTCTCGAGGGAGACCCTGTGAAGACAGTGGTGGCTCAAGAGTTTGTTCACCAAAATGAGAGTGCTGCTTCCCATACTGCACCAAGATCCAAAGAGAAAAAG GCAAAGAAATCAAAGGAGACCGAAGACAGCCCCAGTGAGCCGTCGTTTCAGGACTTTGAGTTTCCTGAGTATGACGACTACAGGGCGGAGGCTTTCCTGCACCAGCAGAAGAGGATGGAGTGCTATAGCAAGGCGAAGGAAGCCTATCGGATGGGCAAGAAGAATGTCGCTACCTTTTATGCCCAGCAG GGGAGTCTTCATGAGCAGAAGATGAAAGAGGCCAATCACCTTGCTGCTGTGGAGATCTTTGAGAAAGTCAATGCCTCCCTGCTGCCACAGAACGTCCTAGACCTGCATGGGCTGCATGTGGATGAAGCTATAGAACATCTGATGACCGTTTTACAGCAGAAAACTGAAG AGTTTAAGCAGAACGGTGGTAAACCCTACCTGTCTGTGATTACGGGGAGAGGAAACCACAGCCAGGGAGGAGTTGCTCGCATCAAGCCAGCCGTCATGAAATACCTCACAAGCCATAGCTTTAG